The Candidatus Methylomirabilota bacterium genome window below encodes:
- a CDS encoding amidase, which produces MAADDLVWLPALELAGLIRARKISPVEVVDAVLERIERLNPTLNAYCTMTAEDARDAAQAAEVSVMTGEELGLLHGVPVSIKDLVFTRRVLTTGGSRLFADHVPEEDAVSVERLKGAGAIILGKTNTPEFGHKGVTDNPLFGITRNPWSLPLTPGGSSGGAAAAVAAGMGPLALGTDGGGSIRIPAAFCGIYGLKPSFGRVPHGPGFPGWQNFSVTGPMARTVRDAALMLDVLAGPDDRDRWSLPADSGPPFLAACESGLEGLSIGWSADLGYARVDPEVAERCAEAAEQFESLGCHVEVVRPGWDDPEEIFRTIGAAETHAAWGGRLDDAAEQLDKSFAAVLRHGRTITIEQYLAAVRGRQELWTEVHRFLARFDLLITPTVAVPPFPVARPAVKEINGEPVSPLGWMPFCFPFNLTGQPAATVPVGVTASGLPVGLQIVGRRFAERAVLAASAAFEAAQPWSARRPPLD; this is translated from the coding sequence ATGGCCGCCGACGATCTCGTCTGGTTGCCCGCCCTCGAGCTCGCCGGGCTGATCCGCGCGCGCAAGATCTCTCCCGTCGAAGTGGTGGACGCCGTGCTCGAGCGTATCGAGCGCCTCAACCCCACCCTCAACGCCTACTGCACGATGACCGCCGAGGACGCGCGGGATGCCGCGCAGGCCGCCGAGGTCTCCGTGATGACGGGCGAGGAGCTCGGCCTGCTTCACGGGGTGCCCGTCTCGATCAAGGACCTGGTCTTCACCCGGCGCGTCCTGACCACGGGGGGCTCGCGCCTCTTCGCCGACCATGTGCCGGAGGAGGATGCCGTCTCCGTCGAGCGTCTCAAAGGCGCGGGCGCCATCATCCTCGGCAAGACCAACACGCCCGAGTTCGGCCACAAGGGCGTGACCGACAATCCACTCTTCGGCATCACGCGCAATCCCTGGAGCCTGCCCCTCACGCCGGGCGGCTCGAGTGGGGGCGCGGCGGCCGCCGTCGCCGCGGGCATGGGCCCGCTCGCCCTCGGCACCGACGGCGGCGGGTCGATCCGGATCCCCGCGGCCTTCTGCGGGATCTACGGTCTCAAGCCTTCCTTCGGGCGTGTGCCCCACGGACCGGGTTTTCCCGGATGGCAGAACTTCTCCGTGACGGGGCCGATGGCGCGCACGGTGCGCGACGCCGCCCTCATGCTCGACGTCCTCGCGGGGCCCGACGACCGCGACCGCTGGTCCTTGCCCGCCGACAGCGGGCCGCCCTTTCTGGCCGCCTGCGAGAGCGGGCTCGAAGGGCTCAGCATCGGCTGGTCGGCGGATCTGGGCTACGCCCGCGTGGATCCGGAGGTCGCCGAGCGATGCGCCGAGGCCGCGGAGCAATTCGAGAGCCTTGGCTGCCATGTCGAGGTCGTCAGGCCGGGTTGGGACGACCCGGAGGAAATCTTCCGGACGATCGGGGCCGCCGAGACGCACGCGGCGTGGGGAGGGCGGCTCGACGACGCGGCCGAGCAGCTCGACAAGAGCTTCGCGGCCGTCCTCAGGCACGGGCGGACGATCACCATCGAACAGTACCTGGCCGCCGTCCGTGGCCGCCAGGAGCTATGGACCGAGGTGCACCGCTTTCTCGCGCGCTTCGATCTCCTGATCACGCCCACGGTGGCCGTCCCGCCCTTCCCCGTTGCTCGCCCCGCCGTCAAGGAGATCAACGGCGAGCCCGTGTCACCACTGGGCTGGATGCCGTTCTGCTTTCCGTTCAATCTCACCGGGCAGCCCGCGGCCACCGTCCCGGTGGGGGTCACGGCGTCTGGGCTCCCCGTCGGACTGCAGATCGTGGGACGCCGCTTCGCCGAG